ATGCGCTGCCGGTCGCATCGCGTTTCCTGTTCTGGTTCGTCCTGATGAGTGCAGGCGCGTTGAGCGTGTCCATGGCAGAGCCATTGGTGATGAAGCGCTGGATGCCGGGCAGGCCGGTCGCACTTCAGGTGGTCGTCATCAGCACGCTCGTGGCCATACCATTGACTATCGGTTTGGTCGGACTGAATACGAATTTGCGCTGGTCCTATTCCCTGTCGAACTGGGGGCTGCAGTTTCTTGCAGTTGCGACAATCGCTCTTGTTATCGTCACGGGCCGCACCGTTATCGGCGCGATGACGTCATCCCCTGCAAACCCTCACCCGGCTCCGGTGCCGCCCGACCGGGCGCAGGCCTTTTTACAGCGCCTGCCGATCAAGTTCCGCGACGCCAGACTCTGGGCCGTCTCGTCGGAAGGTCATTATCTGCGGGTTCACACGGATAAGGGCGAGACGATGATCCTGCTGCGGCTCTCGGACGCGTTGCGCGATCTGGCGGATGTCGATGGCCTGCAGACCCACAGATCCTGGTGGGTCGCGCGCGAGGGTGTCGAAGCGATCATTGCGACCAAGGGCAAGAAAACCGTTCGCCTCAAATCGGGACAACAGGTTCCGGTTTCCAGATCGCGCTCGTCCGAGATGAAAAAACGGGGCTGGGAATGACGCAGTCGGGCGGGTCGCCCGGCTGTTTGCGCCGGTTGGAGTTCATTAACCCCATTGCTTAAACGAACGGCAAGGGCGCTCTGTTACGCAATCGCTCATGTCAGATTTTAGCACAGCGACCCGGTCTCATGATATTCTCCTTATCGGCGGAGGGGCAGCCTCACTGGGCCTGCTCTGTACGCTGATCCGGACCGGGCAAGCGGAGGATTGCTCCGTCTTGATGCTTGACGATTCGCCGGGACGGTGTGGACGGTCCGGGGCCTATGCGCGGACCTATGACGTTCCGGTGCGGACCTTGCGCTCATGCCTCACCGGGCTTCCCGACCTGATCCAGGACGATGAGGATCTGGCCAAGGCGTTTGACGGGCTGGTCGATGATGATTGCCGTGTCCCCCGACCGCAGGTCGAAGCGTTTCTGGCGCGGCTGAAACGGCTCGTGCTCAATCACATGCGCCGGAGCGGGTCGCTTATCCTGCGCGCAGCGCGTTGTGATACGCTACGCCACGAAGACGGCTTCTGGCGCGTCGACAATCAGCCCGGCTCCGCGTCGCAGCGTGTCGTTCTGGCCTGTGGGGCTTCCGAGAAAAAGACCGCCATTCTGGCGCAATTGC
This genomic window from Algimonas porphyrae contains:
- a CDS encoding LytTR family DNA-binding domain-containing protein, which gives rise to METPQNDMVLSRITRDLGICVLLAAIFAFLGVYDSDALPVASRFLFWFVLMSAGALSVSMAEPLVMKRWMPGRPVALQVVVISTLVAIPLTIGLVGLNTNLRWSYSLSNWGLQFLAVATIALVIVTGRTVIGAMTSSPANPHPAPVPPDRAQAFLQRLPIKFRDARLWAVSSEGHYLRVHTDKGETMILLRLSDALRDLADVDGLQTHRSWWVAREGVEAIIATKGKKTVRLKSGQQVPVSRSRSSEMKKRGWE